GTCGAAAGAACCCGCCGAAGCGCAATCTGAAGCCCGGGAAGATGAAGAAGAAGAAGAGGAACCGGATGAAAGCGAATCGGACGAGCACGAAGAACTAGAACCCGTGGAAGAGGGAGCGTAATCATGGTAAGACCGACGACTAAAAGAAGACGAAGAGTATTTCACCGCAGGAAAGTATGCCGGTTTTGCACCGACAATTTAGAGATTGATTACAAAGATTCCCAGAACCTCAGGCATTTCACTACAGAGCGCGGGAAGATTATTCCCCGGCGCATATCCGGTAATTGCGCCAAGCATCAAAGGGAGTTGACCAGGGCCATCAAGCGCGCCCGGTCTATTGCCTTGTTGCCTTTTTCGAGCACTGCGACCCAGTAGGATTCCCGGGGGCGTACGAACATTGGGATAACCGGAGAACGAGGGAGTTTCCGAGCGCCCGCGTTTGATTCATAACAGAAGCTTCGTCTTGTTGATCGCCGGCGAAGCGGAGGGTGCTGTTTACAGGTTGCCAAGGATACTGCTTTGACACATAAGTCCCAATCAAGTTCCAGGGAACTCGGCTTGGGGACGTTAGCCATGGTGATACTGGTGGCGTGCTCCTCGTTGCATTTCGTGGCCGGAATTGTCGCCACCCTGCTGATTCCTCTCCCCGTATTGTATCTCAGATGGAAGGCGGGGAGGTGGCGTGCGGCGCTCATCGGGATATCTGTCTGGTTTCTCTACGGATTCGTGACAATGGGG
Above is a genomic segment from Deltaproteobacteria bacterium containing:
- a CDS encoding 30S ribosomal protein S18 translates to MVRPTTKRRRRVFHRRKVCRFCTDNLEIDYKDSQNLRHFTTERGKIIPRRISGNCAKHQRELTRAIKRARSIALLPFSSTATQ